In Rariglobus hedericola, the following proteins share a genomic window:
- a CDS encoding deoxyhypusine synthase family protein encodes MKAKAKSKLQKRPEDLNAKLAAKKGPISQFIAHNYRHFNAAALLDSAKGYEDHLKAGGKMLVTLAGAMSTAELGLTLAEMIRADKVHAIVCTGANLEEDIFNLVAHDYYERVPNYRDLTAADEQELLDRHMNRVTDTCIPEGEAMRRIEAAVAEEWIAADKAGQRFFPHEFMYKIIRSGKLKKSYQIDPKNSWMLAACEKNLPIIVPGWEDATLGNMFAGRVITGEIKNVHTVRTGIEYMTWLAEWYTKTAKLLKNGEGSIGFFQIGGGIAGDFPICVVPMLHQDLGRTSVPLWGYFSQISDSTTSYGSYSGAVPNEKITWGKLGQKTPKFIVESDATIVAPLIFSWVLGK; translated from the coding sequence ATGAAAGCCAAAGCCAAGTCCAAGCTCCAGAAGCGCCCCGAGGATCTCAATGCCAAGCTCGCGGCCAAGAAGGGCCCGATCTCGCAGTTCATCGCGCACAACTACCGCCACTTCAACGCGGCCGCGCTGCTCGATTCCGCCAAGGGCTACGAGGACCACCTCAAGGCCGGTGGCAAGATGCTCGTCACGCTCGCGGGCGCGATGTCCACCGCCGAGCTCGGCCTCACGCTCGCCGAGATGATCCGCGCGGACAAAGTCCACGCGATCGTCTGCACCGGCGCCAACCTCGAGGAAGACATCTTCAATCTCGTCGCTCACGATTACTACGAGCGCGTTCCCAACTACCGCGATCTCACCGCCGCCGACGAGCAGGAGCTCCTTGACCGCCACATGAACCGCGTGACCGACACGTGCATTCCCGAAGGCGAAGCCATGCGCCGCATCGAGGCCGCCGTCGCCGAGGAATGGATCGCCGCCGACAAGGCCGGCCAGCGTTTCTTCCCGCACGAGTTCATGTATAAGATTATCCGTTCCGGTAAGCTCAAGAAGAGCTATCAGATCGACCCGAAGAACTCCTGGATGCTCGCCGCCTGTGAGAAGAACTTGCCGATTATCGTCCCGGGTTGGGAAGACGCGACGCTGGGCAACATGTTTGCCGGCCGCGTAATCACCGGCGAAATCAAGAATGTCCACACCGTGCGCACCGGCATCGAATACATGACCTGGCTGGCCGAGTGGTATACGAAGACCGCCAAGCTCCTAAAAAACGGCGAAGGCTCGATCGGCTTCTTCCAGATTGGCGGAGGTATCGCCGGCGACTTTCCGATCTGCGTCGTGCCGATGCTGCACCAGGACCTTGGCCGCACCAGCGTGCCGCTCTGGGGTTATTTCTCGCAGATCAGCGACTCGACCACGTCCTACGGTAGCTACTCCGGCGCGGTCCCGAACGAGAAGATCACGTGGGGCAAGCTCGGCCAGAAGACCCCGAAGTTCATCGTCGAGAGCGACGCGACCATCGTGGCTCCGCTGATTTTCAGCTGGGTGCTCGGCAAGTAA
- a CDS encoding alpha/beta hydrolase has translation MPAHDPHQLPAGTKSLLDQPYVADAWHGTDPDSAQTLDLYVPAGDGPFPLIVWIHGGGWHSLGKQPHGLWFASEFGPHGFAVASIAYRLTPDAPFPAQIKDCHLALKWLRDHAAEHALDPQRIGVVGHSAGAHLCALLATGGIVKTPEPVQAAVCWSPPCDLDRERGAWPKDTFVWNPEGKFSQTFFPTKAYEPRLARLASPATHAHASMPPLLIVHGDQDPIVPLGQAVRFSEQLRALGVNVVHRTEAGGTHDIINDANNDEALRFFTGILRPKAK, from the coding sequence ATGCCCGCCCACGATCCTCACCAACTGCCTGCAGGCACGAAGTCCCTGCTCGACCAGCCCTACGTCGCAGATGCATGGCACGGCACCGACCCCGACTCCGCGCAAACGCTGGACCTGTATGTGCCCGCCGGTGACGGCCCCTTCCCACTCATCGTCTGGATCCACGGCGGAGGCTGGCACAGCTTGGGCAAACAACCGCACGGCCTGTGGTTCGCCTCCGAGTTCGGACCGCACGGCTTCGCCGTCGCCAGCATCGCCTACCGGCTGACCCCCGACGCGCCTTTTCCGGCGCAAATCAAAGACTGTCATCTCGCGTTGAAATGGCTGCGCGACCACGCGGCCGAACACGCGCTCGACCCTCAGCGCATCGGAGTGGTCGGTCATTCCGCCGGCGCACATCTCTGCGCACTTCTGGCGACGGGTGGTATCGTCAAAACCCCTGAACCCGTTCAAGCCGCCGTCTGCTGGTCGCCCCCGTGCGACTTGGATCGCGAGCGCGGAGCGTGGCCCAAAGACACGTTTGTGTGGAATCCCGAGGGCAAATTCTCCCAAACCTTTTTCCCGACCAAGGCCTACGAACCCCGGCTGGCCCGCCTCGCGAGTCCCGCCACCCACGCTCACGCATCGATGCCGCCCCTGCTCATCGTCCACGGAGATCAGGATCCGATCGTTCCCTTAGGCCAGGCCGTCCGGTTTTCGGAGCAACTACGGGCCTTGGGGGTAAACGTTGTCCATCGCACCGAAGCCGGTGGAACTCACGACATCATCAACGACGCGAATAACGACGAAGCCCTCCGCTTTTTCACCGGGATTCTACGCCCTAAAGCGAAGTAA
- a CDS encoding beta strand repeat-containing protein, translating into MMKTPRFAPLTLPALVATVAVLLTAQTAQAVDYEKANNGTALNLAGSYTGGVVPGASDRILVTSVMVGTSGTQSAALGGALSIDGIVFDATANKTLIITGTNTLTLGASGISMNSASTGSLSFNGPSIMLGADQTWDLAARGLTITGATTLDSNGKALAITTTGGQIFFKNTTALSLNATISGSAALTLDSTGTELTLTNANSSFTNGIAISAGNTVTASSMSVTAGGGGISAVGSGAVQLKGGTFKYSGNTATSAQNVLIDSRFVGTVEVTTAGQTLTLSNFKNTNSANASLLANGANLGGAGHLTITNIVADSTQAQRTAFTVNKFGTGTLTLTAINTYTGATTIEAGTLALGASGSIASSAITVAAGATFDTSARASYAFNTTKTTTIGVGATSAGQIKAAAATFSSAALALDFGATSTLLSSYTLLVRSGLETGDFASVTATGTSIAGSFTNGGSGNWTLTAGGYNLTFNESLGTLTAVSAVPEPSTYALIGGILALAGASLRRRRVKHGA; encoded by the coding sequence ATGATGAAAACCCCTCGCTTCGCCCCGCTTACCTTGCCCGCCTTGGTGGCAACGGTAGCCGTGTTGCTCACCGCTCAAACCGCCCAAGCGGTGGATTACGAGAAGGCCAACAACGGCACTGCATTGAATCTCGCAGGCTCCTACACAGGCGGAGTCGTGCCCGGCGCAAGCGACCGGATTTTGGTGACCAGCGTGATGGTTGGCACTTCAGGGACCCAGTCGGCCGCGTTGGGCGGAGCTCTCTCCATTGACGGGATAGTCTTTGATGCCACCGCTAACAAAACATTGATAATCACTGGAACCAATACGCTCACGCTGGGCGCATCGGGCATTTCCATGAATTCAGCCAGCACCGGAAGTTTGAGCTTTAACGGTCCCAGCATCATGTTGGGCGCGGATCAAACTTGGGATCTCGCAGCGCGCGGCCTGACCATCACCGGTGCGACCACGTTGGATTCCAATGGCAAGGCCCTCGCGATCACGACGACCGGCGGACAGATTTTCTTCAAAAACACGACCGCGCTTTCATTAAATGCTACAATCAGCGGATCGGCCGCCTTAACATTGGACTCCACCGGAACCGAACTCACGCTCACCAACGCCAACAGCTCTTTCACGAATGGCATTGCAATCAGCGCGGGCAATACTGTCACCGCTTCAAGCATGAGTGTCACAGCGGGCGGCGGGGGAATTAGCGCTGTGGGAAGCGGAGCGGTTCAATTGAAAGGCGGCACATTCAAGTATTCGGGCAACACCGCCACCAGCGCTCAAAATGTGCTGATCGATTCACGTTTCGTTGGCACGGTGGAAGTCACTACGGCCGGCCAGACACTGACGCTCTCCAACTTCAAAAACACCAACAGCGCGAATGCCAGCTTGCTCGCCAACGGCGCCAATCTGGGCGGAGCCGGCCATCTCACGATCACCAATATCGTAGCCGACTCAACCCAAGCGCAGAGGACCGCATTCACCGTGAATAAGTTCGGCACCGGCACCCTGACGCTCACCGCCATCAACACCTACACCGGCGCGACCACCATCGAAGCCGGCACGCTGGCGCTGGGCGCATCAGGCTCGATCGCCAGCTCGGCCATCACCGTGGCGGCTGGCGCCACCTTTGATACGTCCGCACGGGCCTCCTACGCCTTCAACACGACCAAGACCACCACCATCGGCGTCGGCGCCACATCTGCCGGCCAGATCAAGGCCGCGGCTGCCACTTTCAGCAGCGCCGCCCTCGCCTTGGATTTTGGCGCCACCTCCACCCTGTTGTCCTCTTACACGCTCTTGGTCCGTTCCGGCCTTGAAACCGGCGACTTCGCCAGCGTTACCGCGACCGGCACCAGCATCGCCGGCTCGTTCACCAACGGCGGCTCCGGCAACTGGACGCTGACCGCCGGTGGCTACAACCTGACCTTCAACGAATCGCTCGGCACCTTGACCGCCGTCTCCGCTGTTCCCGAGCCGTCCACCTACGCCCTGATTGGCGGAATCCTCGCCCTCGCCGGCGCGTCGCTTCGCCGTCGACGCGTGAAGCACGGCGCCTGA
- a CDS encoding ABC-F family ATP-binding cassette domain-containing protein, protein MLTIADVSKSYGTRELFSDVSLFIARTDRLGLIGPNGAGKSTLFGLILGEEKPDTGTIEWERGADFGYLPQESAPAGDETILHIATSGKKLEPTDDDYDIDYTLEPRARKILDGLGFKHDDADKLAKTFSGGWVMRAHLARLLVAEPALLLLDEPTNHLDLEALLWFQDYLTRYPGGLVVISHDRAFLNALCTGMLELRAGTLHYYHGNYDNFLTEKEARKHQQLAAFKNQQREIAHLQVFVDRFGAKASMASRAKSKEKQIQRLKDVAVEEPTEELRKMNFKFPQPPRSGLKVIELEHVRQAYGNHVVYENLNFTAERGQGIVLIGPNGAGKSTLLKILAGVIDIQGGTRELGSNVVPGYFAQNRLDNLNADATVFENVMELRTNENQLTEQQARAILGAFLFRKDDVLKPVSVLSGGEKTRLALARILVRPPNLLLMDEPTTHLDIQSIDALVMALREYQGTLIFISHDVHFIKALAKNVLHVHSGKLTHYAGDYEYFLDKSKAGDARVALTAGLTDNRPKQAEAKKAAPVAAAPSGKAKASPSEIRKFREQVGVLEKKVVELEAKQAEITSALEAPETYADKGKFQHLNRELSAMTDLVTAATAEWEKAAEKLTEMEQP, encoded by the coding sequence ATGTTAACGATTGCAGACGTCTCCAAGTCCTACGGCACACGCGAACTCTTCTCTGACGTCTCGCTGTTCATTGCCCGCACCGACCGCCTCGGCCTCATCGGCCCGAACGGCGCCGGCAAATCCACCTTGTTCGGCCTCATCCTCGGCGAGGAAAAACCCGACACCGGCACCATCGAATGGGAACGCGGCGCCGACTTCGGCTACCTCCCGCAGGAATCCGCCCCCGCCGGCGACGAGACCATTCTCCACATCGCCACCAGCGGCAAAAAACTCGAGCCCACCGATGACGACTACGACATCGACTACACGCTCGAACCCCGCGCCCGCAAAATCCTCGACGGCCTCGGCTTCAAGCACGACGACGCCGACAAGCTCGCCAAAACCTTCTCCGGCGGTTGGGTCATGCGAGCCCACCTCGCCCGCCTCCTCGTCGCCGAGCCCGCGCTCCTCCTGCTCGACGAGCCGACGAACCATCTCGATTTGGAAGCCCTCCTCTGGTTCCAGGACTACCTCACCCGTTACCCCGGCGGCCTCGTCGTCATCTCGCACGATCGCGCTTTCTTGAACGCCCTCTGCACCGGCATGCTCGAGCTCCGCGCCGGCACGCTTCATTACTACCACGGCAACTACGACAACTTCCTCACCGAAAAAGAAGCTCGCAAACATCAGCAGCTCGCCGCCTTCAAAAATCAGCAGCGCGAGATCGCCCACTTGCAGGTCTTCGTTGATCGCTTCGGTGCCAAGGCCTCGATGGCCTCCCGCGCCAAGTCCAAGGAAAAACAAATCCAGCGCCTCAAGGACGTTGCCGTCGAGGAACCCACCGAAGAGTTGCGCAAGATGAACTTCAAGTTCCCGCAGCCCCCGCGCTCCGGCCTCAAGGTCATCGAGCTCGAACATGTCCGGCAGGCCTACGGCAATCACGTCGTTTACGAAAACCTCAACTTCACCGCCGAGCGCGGCCAGGGCATCGTGCTCATCGGCCCCAACGGCGCCGGCAAATCCACGCTCCTCAAGATCCTCGCCGGCGTCATCGACATCCAAGGCGGCACGCGCGAACTCGGCAGCAATGTCGTCCCGGGTTACTTCGCCCAGAACCGTCTCGATAACTTGAACGCCGACGCGACGGTGTTCGAGAACGTGATGGAACTGCGCACCAACGAAAACCAGCTCACCGAGCAGCAGGCCCGCGCCATCCTCGGCGCCTTCCTCTTCCGCAAAGACGACGTCCTTAAGCCCGTCTCCGTCCTCTCCGGCGGTGAAAAAACCCGCCTTGCCCTCGCCCGCATTCTCGTCCGTCCGCCCAACTTGCTCCTCATGGACGAGCCCACGACGCACCTCGACATCCAGTCGATCGACGCACTCGTGATGGCCCTTCGCGAATACCAAGGCACGCTAATCTTCATCTCGCACGACGTGCACTTCATCAAGGCCCTCGCGAAGAACGTGCTCCACGTCCACAGCGGCAAGCTCACCCACTACGCCGGCGACTACGAATACTTCCTCGACAAGTCCAAGGCCGGCGACGCCCGCGTCGCCCTCACGGCCGGCCTCACCGACAACCGCCCCAAACAAGCCGAAGCCAAGAAAGCCGCCCCCGTCGCCGCCGCTCCTTCAGGCAAAGCGAAAGCCAGCCCAAGCGAAATCCGCAAATTCCGCGAACAGGTCGGCGTCCTCGAAAAGAAAGTCGTCGAGCTGGAAGCCAAGCAGGCCGAGATCACGTCCGCCCTCGAAGCCCCGGAGACCTACGCCGACAAAGGCAAATTCCAACACCTCAACCGCGAACTCAGCGCGATGACCGACCTTGTCACCGCCGCCACCGCCGAGTGGGAAAAAGCCGCCGAGAAGCTGACCGAGATGGAACAGCCGTAA
- a CDS encoding tetratricopeptide repeat protein, which translates to MTPDPSLAPAQSALAAGNFDDAAGLFTAALQKDAAHTEARLGLARTLHFAGLLGPALQSLAPFFTTPEISAAAPPAAWLEAALIHRAAGRFNDARLTLENAPPAVHQHPAWSINLADVLLEQGHPAASRDLLAAAPGLLARQPQAASSWLRSQLYLPEVDASQLHASSRQWARWHGGYDPIPMVPPNRELARRLRLVFVSSRLCAHNSAQQLLGILPHLDRKGFHVTLVSTGRIKDSVTEKLRTLANVWIDIPSELPDADTAKLLRDTKADILVDQQEHSNNGPISLFTRRIAPLQVHWYCNALSTGLRTLDARISDSTTEPQGQADELSSEPILRLPHGYLAYTPPHLAVAPVDLIDPARPLTLGGIPHLAKCTDAVLATWAEILRQLPHARLLLARNTLGDPATRDAFAARCHAAGIPADRLDLRPDGGAISTLAIFNDLDLILDTWPFGGEATSMDALWMGVPILTLCGDRITARRTTTLLKAVGRQDLVTTSPEAYIARAVEIASDLPALRASRAPLRAAVQASDWCNGPLIAADLAAAFRALWIKACHRK; encoded by the coding sequence ATGACGCCCGACCCCAGTCTCGCCCCCGCACAAAGCGCCCTCGCCGCGGGTAATTTCGACGACGCGGCCGGTCTCTTCACCGCCGCTCTTCAAAAAGACGCCGCTCATACCGAAGCCCGCCTCGGCTTGGCCCGGACGCTCCACTTCGCCGGCCTCCTTGGCCCTGCCCTGCAATCACTCGCACCTTTCTTCACAACCCCCGAAATCTCCGCCGCCGCCCCGCCCGCTGCCTGGCTTGAAGCCGCGCTGATCCATCGCGCCGCCGGTCGTTTCAACGACGCCCGTCTTACCCTCGAAAACGCCCCTCCCGCCGTCCACCAGCATCCCGCGTGGTCGATCAACCTCGCTGACGTTTTGCTCGAACAGGGCCACCCGGCCGCCTCGCGTGATTTACTCGCCGCCGCGCCCGGCCTGCTCGCCCGACAACCCCAGGCCGCTTCCTCCTGGCTCCGCAGCCAGCTTTATCTGCCCGAGGTGGACGCGTCCCAACTCCACGCCTCTTCCCGCCAGTGGGCTCGCTGGCACGGAGGCTACGACCCCATCCCGATGGTGCCGCCCAACCGCGAGCTCGCCCGCCGCCTCCGCCTCGTGTTCGTCAGCAGCCGTCTCTGCGCCCACAACTCCGCGCAACAGCTGCTCGGCATCCTGCCCCACCTGGATCGCAAAGGCTTTCATGTCACCCTCGTCTCCACCGGACGCATCAAAGACTCCGTGACCGAAAAACTGCGCACGCTCGCCAACGTCTGGATCGACATCCCTTCCGAACTCCCCGACGCCGACACCGCCAAACTCCTTCGCGACACCAAGGCCGACATCCTCGTTGACCAGCAGGAACACTCCAACAACGGCCCGATCTCCCTCTTCACGCGCCGCATCGCCCCGCTGCAGGTCCACTGGTATTGCAACGCCCTCTCCACCGGCCTGCGCACGCTCGACGCACGTATCAGTGATTCCACTACAGAGCCGCAGGGCCAGGCCGACGAACTCAGCAGTGAGCCCATCCTCCGCCTGCCCCACGGCTACCTCGCTTACACTCCTCCCCACCTCGCCGTCGCGCCCGTCGACCTGATCGATCCCGCGCGCCCGCTCACCCTCGGCGGCATCCCGCACCTCGCCAAATGCACCGATGCCGTCCTCGCCACGTGGGCCGAAATCCTCCGCCAGCTTCCCCACGCGCGCCTGCTCCTCGCCCGCAACACCCTCGGCGATCCCGCCACGCGTGACGCCTTTGCCGCCCGTTGCCACGCCGCCGGCATCCCCGCCGACCGCCTCGACTTGCGCCCCGACGGCGGCGCCATCAGCACCCTCGCGATCTTCAACGACCTCGATCTCATCCTCGATACGTGGCCTTTCGGCGGCGAAGCCACCAGCATGGACGCGCTTTGGATGGGCGTGCCCATTCTCACGCTGTGCGGCGACCGCATCACCGCCCGCCGCACCACCACACTTTTAAAAGCTGTTGGTCGCCAGGATCTCGTAACCACCTCCCCCGAAGCCTACATCGCCCGCGCGGTCGAAATCGCGTCCGATCTTCCCGCCCTGCGCGCCAGCCGCGCCCCGCTTCGTGCCGCCGTTCAGGCCTCCGATTGGTGCAACGGCCCCCTCATCGCCGCCGACCTTGCCGCCGCATTTCGCGCGCTCTGGATCAAGGCCTGCCACCGCAAGTAA
- the rhaM gene encoding L-rhamnose mutarotase, giving the protein MIRKAFVMSVQAGAEQEYERRHRPIWADLEAVLKAHGAHNYSIFLDQRTHMLFGYVEVEDEQRWDAIAQTPECRRWWRHMADIMPSNEDGSPVARGLREVFHLN; this is encoded by the coding sequence ATGATCCGAAAAGCGTTTGTCATGTCGGTGCAGGCCGGAGCCGAGCAGGAATATGAGCGTCGGCATCGGCCAATCTGGGCCGATCTCGAAGCGGTGCTGAAGGCGCACGGCGCGCACAACTATTCGATCTTTTTGGATCAACGCACCCACATGCTTTTCGGCTATGTGGAGGTCGAGGATGAGCAACGGTGGGACGCGATCGCGCAGACTCCCGAGTGCCGGCGATGGTGGCGGCACATGGCAGACATCATGCCCTCAAATGAGGACGGAAGTCCGGTCGCCCGCGGGTTGCGGGAAGTCTTTCATCTGAACTGA
- a CDS encoding thioredoxin domain-containing protein: protein MPNALAAEKSPYLLQHADNPVNWLPWGEAAFAKARSEQKPIFLSIGYSTCHWCHVMAHESFENEAIASLLNEHFISIKVDREERPDVDKVYMSYVQAMTGHGGWPLSAWLTPDLKPFYGGTYFPPEDRHGRSGFPSVLSAIAKAWGDDRERLVAESVRVIASLTEYHESRRSEAGAAPDLHDAGGEAFEKGYQYFYENFDASNGGFGGAPKFPRASNLGFLLRAAVIQGLESDAGREAVQMVGATLQKMAGGGLHDHVGGGFHRYSVDEAWFVPHFEKMLYDQAQIAVNALDTHLATGDERFAWIVRDIFSYALRDLAAPAGGFYSAEDADSLLTHGEPEHAEGAFYVWTHAELEAALNAEDAALVCAHFGVVAGGNVSAQLDPHGEFTGKNILMQRRPLGVTAQELGLAPEVAAERLGAALEVLRGVREKRPRPHLDDKIITAWNGLMISALARAAVSTAGCLADVRDGYRAAAVRAAEFIERELYDAKRGVLYRNFRDGRGTNEAFAEDYAYLVAGLLDLYEATFDARWLRWADGLQQVMDALFWDAEHGGYFNSRADDASIVLRLKEDYDGAEPSPNSVAAANLLRLSAMFHDDGLRERALATIEALRPQWSKAAHALPELLCAIERALEMPRQVVLAGDPATTGFQALVVELHAKPGPRRAVLASPGTDEVGRWLAGRAPWLADMKPAADGRTRAYLCERFTCQAPVNTPEALRGLLG from the coding sequence ATGCCCAACGCCCTTGCCGCCGAGAAATCGCCTTATCTGCTTCAACATGCCGACAATCCCGTCAACTGGCTGCCGTGGGGTGAGGCGGCGTTTGCGAAGGCGCGGTCGGAGCAGAAACCGATTTTTTTGAGCATCGGTTACTCGACCTGCCATTGGTGCCATGTGATGGCGCACGAGTCGTTCGAGAACGAAGCCATCGCGTCGCTCCTCAACGAACACTTCATCTCCATCAAAGTGGACCGCGAGGAGCGTCCGGATGTGGACAAGGTTTACATGAGCTATGTCCAGGCGATGACCGGTCACGGCGGCTGGCCGTTGTCGGCGTGGCTCACGCCGGATCTGAAGCCGTTCTACGGCGGCACCTATTTTCCGCCGGAGGACCGGCATGGGCGCAGTGGATTTCCCTCGGTGTTGTCGGCCATCGCCAAGGCCTGGGGCGACGATCGTGAACGCCTGGTCGCGGAGTCGGTGCGCGTGATCGCTTCACTGACAGAGTATCATGAATCGCGACGGTCCGAGGCGGGTGCGGCGCCCGATCTGCATGACGCGGGCGGCGAAGCCTTCGAGAAGGGTTACCAGTATTTTTATGAGAACTTCGATGCGTCCAATGGTGGTTTTGGCGGTGCGCCGAAATTCCCCCGCGCGTCAAATCTCGGGTTTCTCCTGCGCGCAGCGGTGATCCAAGGTCTGGAGTCGGATGCAGGTCGCGAGGCGGTGCAGATGGTCGGTGCCACGCTGCAGAAAATGGCCGGCGGCGGTTTGCACGATCACGTAGGCGGAGGGTTTCACCGCTACTCCGTGGACGAGGCCTGGTTTGTCCCGCACTTCGAAAAAATGCTCTACGACCAGGCGCAGATCGCGGTCAACGCGCTCGACACGCATCTGGCCACGGGCGACGAACGCTTCGCGTGGATCGTGCGCGATATTTTCAGTTATGCGCTGCGTGATCTCGCGGCGCCGGCGGGCGGATTCTACTCGGCCGAGGATGCTGATTCGCTGCTCACCCACGGCGAGCCCGAGCATGCCGAAGGCGCGTTCTATGTGTGGACGCACGCCGAACTCGAAGCAGCCTTGAATGCGGAAGATGCGGCGCTGGTGTGTGCGCATTTTGGCGTCGTGGCCGGTGGCAACGTGTCGGCTCAGCTTGATCCCCACGGTGAATTCACGGGAAAAAACATCCTCATGCAACGTCGCCCGCTGGGCGTGACGGCGCAGGAGCTGGGGCTCGCTCCCGAGGTGGCGGCGGAGCGGTTGGGCGCGGCGCTCGAGGTGTTGCGTGGCGTGCGCGAGAAGCGCCCGCGCCCGCATCTTGATGACAAGATCATCACGGCGTGGAACGGTCTGATGATCTCGGCACTGGCGCGCGCGGCGGTGTCGACGGCGGGGTGTCTGGCCGATGTGCGTGACGGTTACCGCGCGGCGGCGGTGCGCGCGGCGGAGTTTATCGAACGGGAACTCTATGATGCGAAGCGCGGTGTGTTGTATCGAAATTTCCGTGACGGCCGCGGAACGAATGAAGCGTTTGCGGAGGATTATGCGTATCTGGTCGCAGGATTGCTGGACCTGTATGAGGCGACGTTTGACGCGCGCTGGCTGCGCTGGGCGGACGGCTTGCAGCAAGTGATGGACGCGTTGTTTTGGGACGCGGAGCACGGCGGGTATTTCAACTCGCGCGCGGATGATGCGAGCATCGTGCTGCGGTTGAAGGAAGACTACGACGGTGCGGAGCCCTCGCCCAACTCCGTAGCGGCGGCAAACCTGTTGCGGTTGTCGGCGATGTTTCATGATGACGGGCTACGCGAGCGGGCGCTGGCCACGATCGAGGCGCTGCGTCCGCAGTGGTCCAAGGCCGCGCACGCGCTGCCGGAGCTGCTGTGTGCGATCGAGCGGGCGCTGGAGATGCCGCGCCAGGTAGTGCTCGCAGGCGATCCCGCGACGACCGGTTTCCAAGCGTTGGTGGTGGAATTGCACGCGAAGCCCGGTCCGCGCCGGGCCGTGCTGGCCTCTCCGGGAACGGATGAGGTGGGGCGCTGGCTGGCGGGGCGGGCGCCGTGGCTCGCGGATATGAAACCGGCGGCCGACGGACGGACGCGGGCCTATCTATGTGAACGCTTCACCTGTCAGGCCCCGGTGAATACCCCAGAGGCCTTGCGGGGGTTGCTGGGTTGA